The Myxococcota bacterium genome segment TGCCCCGCCTGCCCCTGCTCTGCGCACTCCTGTGTCTCGCCGCCGCGCCTGCGCGCGCGTCCGAGCTCGTGGTCGTGATCCAGGGCCTCGAGTCGGGCGACGGCGAGCTGCAGATCGAGCTGTTCGGCCCTGCGCAGCGCGCGACCTTCCCCTACGCGGAACGCGGCGTGCTGAGCGAGCTGCACCTTCCCGCGCGCATGTTGCTGGCTCCCGGGGCCTCGGTGT includes the following:
- a CDS encoding DUF2141 domain-containing protein → MPRLPLLCALLCLAAAPARASELVVVIQGLESGDGELQIELFGPAQRATFPYAERGVLSELHLPARMLLAPGASVSLGELPPGSYAIAVVHDANGNGDMDFDLLGLPKERYGFSNGARPRLGPPSFDAAAVRV